In one Nicotiana tomentosiformis chromosome 6, ASM39032v3, whole genome shotgun sequence genomic region, the following are encoded:
- the LOC104101596 gene encoding ankyrin repeat-containing protein At5g02620, translating to MEASMPSKTMKKQLTGKREDTVLHSLARAGNLVEIREIIDKTGKEELEELLIKQNSAGETPLYVSAEYGYYELVKEMIKYYDLVSAGIKARNGFDALHIAAKQGDLDVVKVLMGAHPELSMTVDNANTTALHSAANQGHIEVVNYLLEAEKSLATIAKSNGKTALHSAARNGHVQVVKALLNKERGIASRMDKKGQTALHMAVKGQNLEVVEELIRADAKSINMVDTKGNTALHIAARKGRAQIVKLLLGQKETDTKAVNRSNETAIDTAEKMGQVNIAVILQESGVQSIRAIKPQATNPARELKQTVSDIKHEVHYQMEHTRRTRKRIHGIAKRIDKMHAEGLNNAINSTTVVAVLIATVAYAAIFSVPGQYIEYAEDIPPGHSLGEANIAPSPLFLIFFVLDSIALFISLAVVIVQTSIVVIESKAKKQMMAIINKLMWLACVLISVAFLALSFVVVGKNEKWLAVVVTIIGTIILVATLGTLCYWVIMHRIESSNKRNIRKNSLASRSLSWSASVISDSDVLNNEYKKMYAI from the exons ATGGAGGCATCTATGCCCTCGAAAACGATGAAGAAACAGTTAACGGGGAAACGTGAGGACACTGTCTTGCATTCATTGGCTAGAGCAGGAAATCTTGTTGAAATAAGAGAGATTATCGATAAAACGGGAAAGGAAGAATTGGAAGAGCTGTTGATAAAGCAAAATTCAGCTGGAGAGACCCCTTTGTATGTTTCAGCAGAATATGGTTATTATGAGTTAGTTAAGGAGATGATCAAGTACTATGATCTTGTTTCTGCTGGAATCAAAGCAAGGAACGGATTTGATGCGCTGCACATTGCTGCTAAACAAGGGGATTTGG ATGTGGTGAAGGTACTAATGGGAGCACATCCTGAGCTGTCAATGACTGTTGATAATGCAAATACAACAGCTTTGCATAGTGCAGCAAACCAAGGGCATATTGAGGTGGTGAATTATCTATTAGAAGCAGAGAAAAGTCTAGCCACTATTGCTAAAAGTAATGGGAAAACAGCACTTCATTCTGCTGCCAGAAATGGACATGTGCAGGTTGTGAAGGCCCTTTTGAATAAGGAGCGGGGAATTGCGAGCCGGATGGATAAGAAGGGGCAGACTGCTCTTCACATGGCTGTCAAAGGACAAAATCTTGAGGTTGTAGAGGAGCTGATTAGAGCAGATGCTAAGTCGATAAATATGGTCGACACAAAGGGCAATACAGCATTGCATATTGCAGCCCGGAAAGGAAGGGCTCAG ATTGTTAAGTTGCTGCTTGGGCAGAAAGAGACGGACACTAAAGCTGTAAATAGGTCCAACGAAACAGCCATTGACACTGCAGAGAAAATGGGACAGGTCAATATTGCAGTCATCCTACAAGAATCAGGTGTACAAAGTATCCGAGCCATCAAACCTCAGGCAACAAATCCAGCAAGAGAGTTGAAGCAAACTGTTAGTGACATAAAACATGAAGTGCACTATCAAATGGAACATACACGACGGACAAGAAAACGTATACATGGCATTGCCAAACGCATAGATAAAATGCATGCTGAAGGCCTTAACAATGCTATTAATTCCACCACAGTTGTAGCTGTACTCATTGCCACAGTCGCCTATGCAGCGATTTTTTCTGTCCCGGGACAATACATAGAGTATGCAGAAGACATCCCACCAGGCCATTCCCTTGGAGAAGCAAATATAGCACCAAGCCCCTTATTTCTTATATTCTTTGTCCTCGACTCTATCGCCTTATTCATCTCTCTTGCAGTTGTGATTGTTCAGACATCAATCGTGGTGATCGAAAGCAAAGCAAAGAAGCAGATGATGGCTATCATAAACAAGCTTATGTGGTTGGCATGTGTGCTTATTTCAGTGGCTTTTTTGGCTCTATCGTTTGTTGTGGTAGGCAAGAATGAGAAGTGGCTGGCTGTTGTAGTCACTATAATAGGAACAATCATATTAGTTGCAACACTAGGTACACTGTGTTATTGGGTCATAATGCATCGGATAGAATCCTCAAACAAGAGGAACATCCGAAAGAACTCTCTGGCCAGCAGGTCCTTGTCCTGGTCAGCCTCAGTCATCTCTGATTCAGATGTTCTAAACAATGAATACAAGAAAATGTATGCTATCTAG
- the LOC104101597 gene encoding probable NOT transcription complex subunit VIP2 isoform X1 produces MSGLLNSSLNGSASNLPDNTGRSFPSSFSPQSGAASPLYHHSGNIQGLHNMHGSFNVPNMSGTLGSRNTTINNVPSSGVQQSGNSLSSGRFASNNIPVALSQISQGSSHGHSSMTSRGGMSVVGNAGYSSNTNGVGGSIPGILPTSAAIGNRSSVPGLGMSPILGNAGPRMSNSVGNIVGGNIGRSISSGAGLSVPGLASRLNLTANSGSGNLNVQGSNRLMSGVLQQASPQVMSMLGNSYPPAGGPLSQNHIQAVGNLNSMGMLNDLNSSDGSPFDINDFPQLSSRPSSAGGPQGQLGSLRKQIVQQNQEFSIQNEDFPALPGFKGGNADYGMDLHQKEQLHDNTLSMMQQQHFSMGRSGGFNLGGTYSSLRSQQQQQHAPSVSNSGLSFSSVNNQDPLHLHGSDVFSSSHSSYHQQSGGPPGIGLRPLNSPSAVSGIGSYDQLIQQYQQHQSQSQFRLQQMSALGQSYRDQGMKSMQAQAAPDPFGMLGLLSVIRMSDPDLTSLALGIDLTTLGLNLNSTENLHKAFGSPWSDEPAKGDPEFTVPQCYYAKQPPPLNQAYFSKFQLDTLFYIFYSMPKDEAQLYAANELYNRGWFYHREHRLWFMRVANMEPLVKTNAYERGSYICFDPNTWETIRKDNFVLHYEMLEKRPVLPQH; encoded by the exons ATGTCAGGGTTACTCAAT TCATCTCTAAACGGGTCAGCGTCAAATCTTCCTGACAACACCGGACGCTCATTTCCTTCATCTTTCTCTCCTCAATCTGGTGCAGCTTCCCCTCTTTATCATCACTCTG GAAATATTCAGGGCCTTCATAACATGCATGGGAGTTTTAATGTTCCTAACATGTCGGGTACACTTGGTTCAAGAAACACAACAATAAATAATGTCCCTTCAAGTGGTGTCCAGCAAtctggaaatagcctctctagtGGTCGTTTTGCATCAAATAATATTCCAGTAGCCCTTTCACAG ATATCCCAGGGAAGTTCTCATGGTCATTCCAGCATGACAAGTAGAGGTGGTATGAGTGTTGTTGGTAACGCGGGATATAGTAGTAACACTAATGGCGTTGGGGGTTCTATTCCTGGAATTCTGCCAACCTCTGCAGCAATTGGTAATCGAAGCTCTGTTCCAGGCCTTGGCATGTCCCCAATTTTGGGAAATGCTGGTCCAAGGATGTCAAACTCAGTTGGAAATATAGTTGGAGGCAACATTGGGAGAAGCATCAGCTCTGGTGCAGGATTGTCTGTGCCTGGTCTTGCTTCTAGACTAAATTTGACTGCGAACAGTGGTTCTGGAAATTTAAATGTTCAAGGATCTAATAGGCTAATGAGTGGTGTCCTCCAGCAAG CCTCTCCGCAGGTAATGTCTATGTTAGGTAATTCATATCCTCCTGCTGGTGGTCCACTATCTCAGAACCATATCCAAGCAGTCGGCAACCTTAATTCTATGGGAATGCTGAATGATCTGAATTCAAGTGATGGATCTCCATTTGATATAAACGATTTCCCTCAGCTAAGCAGTCGACCTAGTTCTGCTGGAGGGCCTCAAGGACAATTGG GTTCACTGCGAAAACAAATTGTTCAACAAAATCAGGAATTCAGCATTCAAAATGAAGATTTTCCGGCCTTGCCAGGATTTAAAG GTGGCAATGCTGATTATGGTATGGATCTACaccagaaagaacaactccatgATAATACTCTTTCTATGATGCAGCAGCAGCACTTCTCT ATGGGCAGATCTGGTGGCTTTAACTTGGGAGGGACATACTCATCACTTCGCTCACAGCAGCAACAGCAACATGCCCCATCAGTGAGTAATAGTGGTCTCTCTTTTTCAAGTGTTAACAACCAGGATCCACTACATTTACATGGTTCAGATGTCTTCTCATCATCGCACTCCAGTTATCACCAACAG TCTGGTGGACCTCCTGGTATCGGGTTACGGCCTCTTAATTCTCCAAGTGCTGTTTCTGGTATTGGCTCTTACGATCAGCTTATCCAGCAGTATCAACAACATCAGAGTCAATCCCAATTTCGACTGCAGCAAATGTCTGCTTTAGGTCAGTCGTACAGGGATCAGGGCATGAAATCCATGCAGGCCCAAGCTGCCCCTGACCCTTTTGGTATGCTTGGTTTGCTAAGTGTAATAAGGATGAGCGATCCGGATCTGACTTCTCTTGCACTTGGAATTGATCTAACAACTCTTGGATTGAATTTGAACTCTACCGAAAATTTACACAAGGCATTTGGTTCCCCATGGTCTGATGAGCCTGCCAAGGGTGATCCAGAATTTACTGTACCGCAATGTTATTATGCCAAGCAACCACCTCCTCTAAAT CAAGCATACTTCTCCAAGTTTCAGTTAGACACTTTATTTTACATTTTCTACAG CATGCCAAAGGATGAAGCCCAATTATATGCTGCTAATGAATT GTATAATCGGGGCTGGTTTTACCACAGAGAACATCGATTATGGTTTATGAGGGTCGCCAACATGGAGCCTCTTGTCAAGACCAACGCCTATGAGAGAGGATCTTATATATGTTTTGATCCAAACACATGGGAAACAATCCGCAAG GATAATTTTGTGCTCCACTATGAGATGTTGGAAAAAAGACCTGTTCTACCTCAGCACTAA
- the LOC104101597 gene encoding probable NOT transcription complex subunit VIP2 isoform X2, translating into MSGLLNSSLNGSASNLPDNTGRSFPSSFSPQSGAASPLYHHSGNIQGLHNMHGSFNVPNMSGTLGSRNTTINNVPSSGVQQSGNSLSSGRFASNNIPVALSQISQGSSHGHSSMTSRGGMSVVGNAGYSSNTNGVGGSIPGILPTSAAIGNRSSVPGLGMSPILGNAGPRMSNSVGNIVGGNIGRSISSGAGLSVPGLASRLNLTANSGSGNLNVQGSNRLMSGVLQQASPQVMSMLGNSYPPAGGPLSQNHIQAVGNLNSMGMLNDLNSSDGSPFDINDFPQLSSRPSSAGGPQGQLGSLRKQIVQQNQEFSIQNEDFPALPGFKGGNADYGMDLHQKEQLHDNTLSMMQQQHFSMGRSGGFNLGGTYSSLRSQQQQQHAPSSGGPPGIGLRPLNSPSAVSGIGSYDQLIQQYQQHQSQSQFRLQQMSALGQSYRDQGMKSMQAQAAPDPFGMLGLLSVIRMSDPDLTSLALGIDLTTLGLNLNSTENLHKAFGSPWSDEPAKGDPEFTVPQCYYAKQPPPLNQAYFSKFQLDTLFYIFYSMPKDEAQLYAANELYNRGWFYHREHRLWFMRVANMEPLVKTNAYERGSYICFDPNTWETIRKDNFVLHYEMLEKRPVLPQH; encoded by the exons ATGTCAGGGTTACTCAAT TCATCTCTAAACGGGTCAGCGTCAAATCTTCCTGACAACACCGGACGCTCATTTCCTTCATCTTTCTCTCCTCAATCTGGTGCAGCTTCCCCTCTTTATCATCACTCTG GAAATATTCAGGGCCTTCATAACATGCATGGGAGTTTTAATGTTCCTAACATGTCGGGTACACTTGGTTCAAGAAACACAACAATAAATAATGTCCCTTCAAGTGGTGTCCAGCAAtctggaaatagcctctctagtGGTCGTTTTGCATCAAATAATATTCCAGTAGCCCTTTCACAG ATATCCCAGGGAAGTTCTCATGGTCATTCCAGCATGACAAGTAGAGGTGGTATGAGTGTTGTTGGTAACGCGGGATATAGTAGTAACACTAATGGCGTTGGGGGTTCTATTCCTGGAATTCTGCCAACCTCTGCAGCAATTGGTAATCGAAGCTCTGTTCCAGGCCTTGGCATGTCCCCAATTTTGGGAAATGCTGGTCCAAGGATGTCAAACTCAGTTGGAAATATAGTTGGAGGCAACATTGGGAGAAGCATCAGCTCTGGTGCAGGATTGTCTGTGCCTGGTCTTGCTTCTAGACTAAATTTGACTGCGAACAGTGGTTCTGGAAATTTAAATGTTCAAGGATCTAATAGGCTAATGAGTGGTGTCCTCCAGCAAG CCTCTCCGCAGGTAATGTCTATGTTAGGTAATTCATATCCTCCTGCTGGTGGTCCACTATCTCAGAACCATATCCAAGCAGTCGGCAACCTTAATTCTATGGGAATGCTGAATGATCTGAATTCAAGTGATGGATCTCCATTTGATATAAACGATTTCCCTCAGCTAAGCAGTCGACCTAGTTCTGCTGGAGGGCCTCAAGGACAATTGG GTTCACTGCGAAAACAAATTGTTCAACAAAATCAGGAATTCAGCATTCAAAATGAAGATTTTCCGGCCTTGCCAGGATTTAAAG GTGGCAATGCTGATTATGGTATGGATCTACaccagaaagaacaactccatgATAATACTCTTTCTATGATGCAGCAGCAGCACTTCTCT ATGGGCAGATCTGGTGGCTTTAACTTGGGAGGGACATACTCATCACTTCGCTCACAGCAGCAACAGCAACATGCCCCATCA TCTGGTGGACCTCCTGGTATCGGGTTACGGCCTCTTAATTCTCCAAGTGCTGTTTCTGGTATTGGCTCTTACGATCAGCTTATCCAGCAGTATCAACAACATCAGAGTCAATCCCAATTTCGACTGCAGCAAATGTCTGCTTTAGGTCAGTCGTACAGGGATCAGGGCATGAAATCCATGCAGGCCCAAGCTGCCCCTGACCCTTTTGGTATGCTTGGTTTGCTAAGTGTAATAAGGATGAGCGATCCGGATCTGACTTCTCTTGCACTTGGAATTGATCTAACAACTCTTGGATTGAATTTGAACTCTACCGAAAATTTACACAAGGCATTTGGTTCCCCATGGTCTGATGAGCCTGCCAAGGGTGATCCAGAATTTACTGTACCGCAATGTTATTATGCCAAGCAACCACCTCCTCTAAAT CAAGCATACTTCTCCAAGTTTCAGTTAGACACTTTATTTTACATTTTCTACAG CATGCCAAAGGATGAAGCCCAATTATATGCTGCTAATGAATT GTATAATCGGGGCTGGTTTTACCACAGAGAACATCGATTATGGTTTATGAGGGTCGCCAACATGGAGCCTCTTGTCAAGACCAACGCCTATGAGAGAGGATCTTATATATGTTTTGATCCAAACACATGGGAAACAATCCGCAAG GATAATTTTGTGCTCCACTATGAGATGTTGGAAAAAAGACCTGTTCTACCTCAGCACTAA
- the LOC138894337 gene encoding F-box/kelch-repeat protein At3g06240-like, with protein MATSDNGCRPFPEDLAMEILLRLLVESLLRFKCVGKNWYETITSPSFIKEHINWSRKNRPPKIMIYDYVGCPSNDDSPLNPNPITLVSVSDAAAVHKNPDYIQEFRESLHSPNFGLAPSFREHRRQFGFVLDLMTNDYKVVSFWTFYENIRNCKVYQPYAPVYSCSKDSWRILQPEHQDIFLFKYCIETLGTAYLNGAYYRLLKGEICNCSILSFDFENEVFTEIEGPDAPRPFNHWMLKLILVDDSIALLNVVVYDRFEYDI; from the exons ATGGCCACCAGTGATAATGGTTGTCGGCCTTTCCCTGAAGATCTAGCAATGGAGATTCTACTCAGGTTGCTGGTCGAGTCCTTGTTGCGATTCAAATGCGTCGGCAAGAACTGGTACGAAACAATTACGAGCCCTAGCTTCATCAAAGAACACATAAATTGGAGCAGAAAGAACAGGCCCCCCAAAATCATGATTTATGATTATGTTGGATGCCCCTCAAATGATGATTCTCCTCTCAATCCCAATCCCATCACTTTGGTTTCAGTCTCAGATGCTGCTGCCGTACATAAAAATCCTGATTATATTCAGGAATTCAGAG AATCCCTTCATTCACCCAACTTCGGTCTTGCTCCATCCTTCAGGGAACACCGACGTCAGTTTGGGTTCGTATTAGACCTCATGACTAATGACTATAAGGTGGTTTCGTTTTGGACCTTCTATGAAAACATCAGAAATTGTAAGGTCTATCAACCTTATGCACCCGTTTATTCATGTTCTAAGGACTCATGGAGAATCCTTCAACCTGAACATCAAGACATCTTCCTATTTAAATACTGTATAGAAACCCTTGGTACTGCTTATCTGAATGGTGCTTATTACAGGCTGCTGAAGGGGGAAATATGTAACTGTAGCATTCTTTCCTTTGACTTTGAAAATGAGGTGTTTACAGAGATTGAAGGGCCAGATGCTCCGCGCCCTTTCAATCATTGGATGTTGAAACTGATATTGGTTGATGACTCCATTGCCCTCTTGAACGTAGTTGTTTATGATAGATTTGAATATGACATATAG